The Saprospiraceae bacterium genome contains the following window.
GTAATTCCAGGTCGCACTTTAAGAAGGTGCTTATAGTGCGGTGCTTTCTCCATGATCTGATCAATAAAATACTTTCGCTCGGGACGTGGTCCTACCAAGGACATATCTCCTTTCAAGACATTGATAAATTGTGGCAATTCATCTAACCTCCATTTTCGAATGGTTGCACCCCAGCTTGTAATTCGCGGATCGCCATCATAGGACAACATGGGGCCATTGTCTTCTGCTAAAATATTCATGGACCGAAACTTATAAATAAAAAAGGGTTTGCCGTTTAAGCCAATGCGTTCCTGTAAATAAATAGCCGGACCCGGACTGGAAATTTTCGTCCGCACATATACATACAAGATTACCGGTGATAATAAAATCAAAGCCACCACGCTGACAATCATATCAATCATTCTCTTGACAACGATTTGCCATTTAGGCATCATTTCCTGTTTGATTTCAATTAATACGGCACCATATACGTGATTTAATCTAACGGTCCCCAGTAAAATATCATAGGTATCCGGAATCGTGCGGACAATTAATCGGTCACCGTATTCAAAAAGTACATCAACGATGGATTTTAATTTTTGATGTTCCGTAGATTCAATTGCTATGATTACTTCCTCAATTTTATTTTCATCCAAAGTTCTTCGAATATCAGCCAGGCCTCCCATTTGAGGTAAGTATTGAATCAATTCATTTCCTCTTCCCCCATTGGAGTGAATGAAGCCAACAAATTTGTGGCCGAGACTATAGTTTAAAGATGAGATGTCTTTATAAAGTTTTACTGCTTTTTGGTCACCCCCTATGATCAGGGTATTAAAACCTACAATGCCTTGTTTCAATCGATTGCTAACGTAGGTTAAGAATACCATTTTAAATACAATGATTAAACTGAAATGATAAATAAAATAAATGGACAGTGCTTTAAAATAGCGATTTTCAAAATTTATTTCTTCATTCGAAAGCAATACAAAAAAAACCATCAAGCTACCCAATACAGTAAGCAAAAGGGTTCTTGAAAAAACGGACCATCTGGATAAGCGGTAAACATCTTTATATTGTTCAGCCATCAGATAAAGCAAAAACCAGCTAAAAGGAACAATTAGCATACCTCCCCGGTAAATGTGTTCAAATATTTCTGACTCGTTTCCAATAAAGAAATGATGCGAGCGCAAATATTGAATAAATAGATACCAGGCTACTAAAGCCAAAATAAAATCGATAACAACGTAAATGATATTTTCCTTGCGTCTAAACATATACTTATCGATGGATCACTTTAATGTTATCAATAAATATTTGTTGAACCGTCTTCGAACTGTCTTTTTGAAAATCTGCAGCAATAGCAAGGTGATAATAATCTGAATTGGAGCTGTTTATGATTTCTCTAAAATCAAAATAGACCTTAGTCCAATTCTTTTTAGGAAGCACACCTGCTTTAATTAGATTTTCTTCTCCCAGTATATTTTTATAACCAATAAAACCAATTGAAAATGGAATGTCTGCCTTGAAATTCAGTTCAAAAATAATTGGGTCTCCGCTTTGTAGTATTGGATCATTGAGTATGTATTCTGCTGAAATGGAAGGATGCTCCTTTGTTAAAGATATGGATCCGGAATGAGATCCTTCAAATGCTTCTGATAGATCGGTCAGTAAAATTTTTGTTTCAGGATCTTTGTCGCGATCTGTATTAAAAAAATGAATGCCTTCAAAGTCTTCAATCACTGAAAACTGCAATCCCGATTGGTATGATGTATTTGGCTGAATGGTGTCGGTGATTTGTGGATCCAGTTGAATGGTGATTTTATATGGATTTAAAAGTTGATAGCGAAACGCATTGGTGATTCTACCATCCTGTCGATATCCAGGAATTAATAATACCTCACTGGTCCCCGATTCCAAAACCGGGATCCAACATGGAAGTTCATAAGCTCCGTAGTAGTGATCGTTTACATAAATCCATACATCGGATAAATTTTGACTGCCTGATCCTTCTCCAATCTTAACACTAAAATCAAAGGGTTCTATATAGAGATAGGATGGAATTTTTTCATCATCCCGGTCACAGGCACAAAAAGTCCATAGGAGCAAGAAGATGAGCTTGCCTTGTTTGAGAGTCATTGGTTCGTTTCGATTTGCTTCGTAATAGCCTGCACCAAAGCCAAAGCCTGGATTCCTTCATCCAGATTGACTTCAGGCATATCATCTGTAACGATGCTTTTGTAAAAAGATTTTAATTCCTCTGCAATTGCATTCACCGTTTTTATTTCTGGGTTGACTAAGGAAATGTATTTATTTCCTTTGTGTGTTTCAATTTCTAATGTATTGTCTTGATATTCATCGAGTAAACGAATGACCTGGGCTTCTTTCTCCAATAAATCACAACTTATATAGGCATCTTCCTGAAATATTCGAATTTTTCGCATTTGCTTCATAGATATCCTGCTTGCAGTAACATTGCAAACCAAGCCATTTTCAAATTCAATTCTGGCATTACAAATATCCGGCAAAGGACTCACCAAGGAAACCCCATTGGCTCTGATATCCTTTACTTCGCTTTTAGCCATGAGGCAAATCAAATCCAGGTCATGAATCATAATATCATGAACAACTGAAACATCCCGTCCTCTTGGATTAAAACTAGATAATCGATGTGCTTCGATAAATTTGGGCTCTTTTATAAAAGGCCTGATCGCTGCAAAACTAGGATTAAAACGTTCGACATGCCCAATTTGTATTTTAACCGGATGCTCTTTTAGTAAACTTTTTAAAAATGTGGCTTCTTCCAGACTGCTTGTTACTGGTTTTTCTATAAAACAATGTTTGTCTTGTTTAATAGCATATTGCGCTAATTCAAAATGCGAACTGGTCGAACTAACAATATCAATGGCTCCGCAATTGGAAATGAGTTCGTCATAACTTTCAAAGGCTTTTATCCCAAATTCTTCAGCAATTTTCTGACGTGTTTCGGCTGAAAGATCATAAAAGCCTATGAGTTCGAGATCCGGATTTTCAAGAATGCATTTCAGGTGAATTTTTCCCAAATGCCCTGTTCCGGCTAATCCAATTTTTAATCTGGCCATTAAAAAAGTTTAAGCTTGCATTCTAATTAAAAATAAAAGTCCTAAAACAATGACGATGACTGCGATAAAAAGCAGCCCTGTTAAACGTATGTGTGTTCTGAAGCGATCCATCAATTCAACTGAATCCGGATAATGGCTTTTTGCCTGATCCCATTTTTGTTGATTGAACAGGTCCATAAAATTGAACTGAATTCTATTTTGAACCAATTGCTTATACATCCCAAAGGTTTTAACACGGATGTATACATTAAACAATATAAATACCAAAAATATCAGAATTGCATATACAAAAGCCATAGCATGTGTATTAATTAGAATGGTTTTGATTAATTTGATTGTAGAATGGATTGCAATGCATGTTTTAATGCATTTGACAGTCCCTCTTTATATTTTCCACCGGCAGTCGCAAAAAATGCTTGTCCACCACCACCCCCTTCAATGAATTTTGCTGCATCTTTTATTAATTGAGATGCATTGAATGATTTTGTAATGGATTCACTCACATAGCACATGAGTTGAGGTTTATCTTTTTCAATAAATCCAAAAAACAGGATCGCAGGATTTTTTTCTTGAGCCAATTGGTATACCAGGTTTTTAATTAATTTAGAATCATCCAGTTCGATTTGATGAACCAGATAATGGATTCCGTTATTCATTTGAAAAGATGCCAATAGATTTGCTTTCAAGGAATTTGCATGTGCTTCTTTTAGTTCCAGAATCACTTTTTCAAGTTGTTTGTTTTCATCCAAAAGTTGTTGCACACTTTGTGTAATATCTATTGGATTTTTAAGCAGATGACGGATTTTATCAACCGTTTCAAATTGTTGCTCAATAAGTTGTTCTGCTTTTAATGCGGTAACGGCTTCAATACGCCGAATTCCGGCTGCAATGGCTGATTCTGAAGTGATTTTAAAATAACCAATCTGGCCTGTGGTTTCCACGTGGCAACCACCGCAAAGTTCTATAGAATAAGCAGGATCAAATGTTATCATCCGCACCTGATCACCATATTTTTCTCCAAACAACATCATTGCACCCGATTTCTTAGCTTCGTCAATCGGTAGTTTGCGTTTTTCTTCGCGAACGATGTTCTCCCGTATTTTTTCATTTACTAATTGCTCCACTTTCAGGATTTGATCTGCTTCCATTTTTTGAAAATGGCTAAAATCAAATCTCAAAGAATCTTCTTTTACCAACGATCCCTTTTGTTGTACATGCGAGCCTAAAACCTTGCGAAGTGCTGCATGCAATAAATGCGTAGCACTGTGATTGTTTTCAATGAGTTTTCGGCGATACCCATTCACTTGCAAGCGAACCTTAGCTGAAAGATTTTGGGGCAATACTTCGGCTACATGAATAATCAAATCATTTTCCTTAACCGTATCAATAATTTCAATTGGAAATTCATCAAAATAAGCGATGCCCGTATCGCCTACTTGTCCGCCTCCTTCCGGATAAAAGGGCGTTTGGTCAAAAACCAATTGAAAATACGCTTGTGATTTTGCCATCAGTTTTCGCCAACGCAATAATTTCCCGTGTTCAGTTTCAAGGGTATCGTATCCTAAAAATTGAATCTGTCCATCAGCCACTACATTCCAATCTGAATATTCTTTTTTAGCATCCGAACGCGAACGCTCTTTTTGTAATAACATGGCGGCATGAAATCCCGCTTCATCAACCATCCAGTTATTTTCACGCGCAATTAATTGTGTTAGATCAAATGGAAATCCATACGTATCGTATAATTCAAATGCAAGTTTTCCATCCAATTGTTTAAGGTTTGGATCCAGTAAATCCAATTTCCGCAAACCATCTTCCAGCGTTTTTAAAAACGAAGACTCTTCTTCACGGATCACTTTACTAATAAAATCCTTTTGTAAATCCAATTCAGGAAAAACAGATGCCATGTTTTCTGACAGCACAGGAAGCAAGCGATATAAAAAAGGTTCTTTTAAATTTAAGAACGAATATGCATAACGAACTGCCCGTCTTAAAATCCTTCGAATTACATAACCCGGTCCGGTATTGGATGGAATCGCGCCGTCAGCAATTGCAAAAGAAACCGCCCGAATGTGGTCGGCCATAACCCGCATGGCTAAATCTGATTTTGCATTGGGATCATACGAAGCACCGTATGCAATTTTTGTATGCTGAGAAATGAAATCAATTAATGGCTTAAAGATGTCTGTATCATAACTGGATTTTTTATTTTGAAGGACCATGCTGATCCGTTCAAATCCCATTCCCGTATCGATGTGTTTTGCAGGGAGCTCTTCCAAGGATCCGTCTGCTTTTCGGTTGTATTGTATAAA
Protein-coding sequences here:
- a CDS encoding Gfo/Idh/MocA family oxidoreductase, translating into MARLKIGLAGTGHLGKIHLKCILENPDLELIGFYDLSAETRQKIAEEFGIKAFESYDELISNCGAIDIVSSTSSHFELAQYAIKQDKHCFIEKPVTSSLEEATFLKSLLKEHPVKIQIGHVERFNPSFAAIRPFIKEPKFIEAHRLSSFNPRGRDVSVVHDIMIHDLDLICLMAKSEVKDIRANGVSLVSPLPDICNARIEFENGLVCNVTASRISMKQMRKIRIFQEDAYISCDLLEKEAQVIRLLDEYQDNTLEIETHKGNKYISLVNPEIKTVNAIAEELKSFYKSIVTDDMPEVNLDEGIQALALVQAITKQIETNQ
- the alaS gene encoding alanine--tRNA ligase, with amino-acid sequence MNSKTIRQTFLSFFENQQHKIVPSAPIVVKNDPTLMFTNAGMNPFKDYFLGNQVATIPRIADTQKCLRVSGKHNDLEEVGTDGYHHTMFEMLGNWSFGDYFKKEAIEFAWKLLTEEFKIPKENLYVSVFGGDEKEGLEKDLEAVSYWKQWIAEDRILFFGKKDNFWEMGDTGPCGPCSEIHVDLRSEAKKKIQDGAVLVNAGSPELMEIWNLVFIQYNRKADGSLEELPAKHIDTGMGFERISMVLQNKKSSYDTDIFKPLIDFISQHTKIAYGASYDPNAKSDLAMRVMADHIRAVSFAIADGAIPSNTGPGYVIRRILRRAVRYAYSFLNLKEPFLYRLLPVLSENMASVFPELDLQKDFISKVIREEESSFLKTLEDGLRKLDLLDPNLKQLDGKLAFELYDTYGFPFDLTQLIARENNWMVDEAGFHAAMLLQKERSRSDAKKEYSDWNVVADGQIQFLGYDTLETEHGKLLRWRKLMAKSQAYFQLVFDQTPFYPEGGGQVGDTGIAYFDEFPIEIIDTVKENDLIIHVAEVLPQNLSAKVRLQVNGYRRKLIENNHSATHLLHAALRKVLGSHVQQKGSLVKEDSLRFDFSHFQKMEADQILKVEQLVNEKIRENIVREEKRKLPIDEAKKSGAMMLFGEKYGDQVRMITFDPAYSIELCGGCHVETTGQIGYFKITSESAIAAGIRRIEAVTALKAEQLIEQQFETVDKIRHLLKNPIDITQSVQQLLDENKQLEKVILELKEAHANSLKANLLASFQMNNGIHYLVHQIELDDSKLIKNLVYQLAQEKNPAILFFGFIEKDKPQLMCYVSESITKSFNASQLIKDAAKFIEGGGGGQAFFATAGGKYKEGLSNALKHALQSILQSN
- a CDS encoding sugar transferase — encoded protein: MFRRKENIIYVVIDFILALVAWYLFIQYLRSHHFFIGNESEIFEHIYRGGMLIVPFSWFLLYLMAEQYKDVYRLSRWSVFSRTLLLTVLGSLMVFFVLLSNEEINFENRYFKALSIYFIYHFSLIIVFKMVFLTYVSNRLKQGIVGFNTLIIGGDQKAVKLYKDISSLNYSLGHKFVGFIHSNGGRGNELIQYLPQMGGLADIRRTLDENKIEEVIIAIESTEHQKLKSIVDVLFEYGDRLIVRTIPDTYDILLGTVRLNHVYGAVLIEIKQEMMPKWQIVVKRMIDMIVSVVALILLSPVILYVYVRTKISSPGPAIYLQERIGLNGKPFFIYKFRSMNILAEDNGPMLSYDGDPRITSWGATIRKWRLDELPQFINVLKGDMSLVGPRPERKYFIDQIMEKAPHYKHLLKVRPGITSWGQVKFGYASSIEEMLQRLEYDILYIENRSLGLDFKILFYTLSVLIQGKGK